Part of the Campylobacter sp. CNRCH_2014_0184h genome is shown below.
TGCTATGGGTGCGAGTTTGCATTTAAAAGTTAAAGGCAAAAACGATCATCACAAAGCCGAAGGACTTTTTAAAGCTTTTGCAAGAGCTTTAAAAATGGCTATAAAAATAGAAAATGAAAACCTAGCAAGCTCTAAAGGAGTGATATGAAACTAGCTATTATAGATACAGGTTGTGCGAATTTAGCTTCGCTTGCTTTTGCACTCGAGCGTTTAGGACAAAAAAGTATTATCACGCATGATTTAAAAGAACTCTCGCAAGTAGATAAGCTTTTGCTTCCTGGGGTTGGCACAGCAGCTAAAGCAATGGCTAATCTAAAAGCACTTAATTTAGAAAATTTTATCCAAACTACCACAAAACCACTTTTAGGTATTTGTCTTGGTATGCAAATTCTGGGTAAATTTTCAGAAGAATTACACCAAAAAACACTTGGCATTATGCCTTTTGATACGCAAAAATTCCAAGAAAAAGCAAATTTTACTTTCCCGCATATGGGGTGGAATCAAGTCTTTAGCTCACATGAACTTTTTAAAGGCTTAGATGGAGCTTATTTTTATTTTGTGCATAGTTATTGTGTGGGCTTAAATGAATACACCATCGCAGAGTGTGAGTACTCTACCAAATTTAGTGCAAGTTTAAATAAAGACAATTTTTATGGCGTGCAGTTTCACCCTGAAAGAAGTGGCGAAGCGGGTGAAGTGTTATTAAAAAATTTCATAAATATGTAGGTAAAAATGCAAACTCAAATCATTCCAGCATTAGACTTAATAGATGGTAAAGTAGTAAGGCTTTATAAAGGAGATTACACTAAAAAGCAAGAATACAGCTTTGATCCTTTGGCTAAATTTCAAGAGTATGAGGCTCAAGGCATTGCTTGGCTTCACTTAGTGGATTTAAGCGGTGCAAAAGATCCTAGTAAAAGACAACTAAAACTCATAGAAAACCTAGCTTCTAAAATCAAAGTAAATCTTCAAGTAGGCGGAGGAATTCGCACTAAAGATGAGATTAAAGCTTTGTTTGATAGTGGTGTTAAACGCGTAGTTATAGGCTCTTTAGCGGTTAAAAATAAAGCCTTTACACAAGAGCTTTTGAGTGAATTTGGTGTAGAAAGTATAGTCTTAGCGCTTGATAGTATTTGCGTTAAAGATGAGTTTTTTGTGGCTGTTGATGCGTGGAGTAAAACAAGCGATGATAAATTATTTGATCTTTTAAATTTTTATAAAAATGTAAAGCATATTTTATGTACAGATATTTCTAAAGATGGCACGATGAGTGGAGCAAATATCACTTTATATAAAACTTTGCATGA
Proteins encoded:
- the hisH gene encoding imidazole glycerol phosphate synthase subunit HisH, translated to MKLAIIDTGCANLASLAFALERLGQKSIITHDLKELSQVDKLLLPGVGTAAKAMANLKALNLENFIQTTTKPLLGICLGMQILGKFSEELHQKTLGIMPFDTQKFQEKANFTFPHMGWNQVFSSHELFKGLDGAYFYFVHSYCVGLNEYTIAECEYSTKFSASLNKDNFYGVQFHPERSGEAGEVLLKNFINM
- the hisA gene encoding 1-(5-phosphoribosyl)-5-[(5-phosphoribosylamino)methylideneamino]imidazole-4-carboxamide isomerase, with amino-acid sequence MQTQIIPALDLIDGKVVRLYKGDYTKKQEYSFDPLAKFQEYEAQGIAWLHLVDLSGAKDPSKRQLKLIENLASKIKVNLQVGGGIRTKDEIKALFDSGVKRVVIGSLAVKNKAFTQELLSEFGVESIVLALDSICVKDEFFVAVDAWSKTSDDKLFDLLNFYKNVKHILCTDISKDGTMSGANITLYKTLHEKFPHLQTQASGGVASLEDFKKLNGIVSGIIVGKALLDKEFSIKEAQECLQNA